The following proteins are encoded in a genomic region of Microbispora sp. ZYX-F-249:
- a CDS encoding copper chaperone PCu(A)C, translating to MTSTTVHRVLPAALAALLAAAACAGPAGTTAASPAAAQAPASVSATTAAAPLSIADPWVKTARSGMSAAFGTLVNTSREAVTVVGASTPVSPSVELHEVAGDAGATTMRRKQGGFVIPAGGRHVLRPGGDHIMLMDVRTAVEPGAEVPFTLTLKDGRTVSFTAVAKDFAGANESYAPHE from the coding sequence ATGACCAGCACGACCGTTCACCGAGTCCTCCCGGCGGCGCTCGCCGCCCTACTCGCCGCGGCCGCCTGCGCCGGTCCGGCCGGCACCACCGCCGCTTCCCCGGCCGCGGCGCAGGCCCCCGCCTCCGTGTCCGCAACGACGGCCGCCGCTCCGCTGTCGATCGCCGATCCGTGGGTGAAGACGGCCCGCTCCGGCATGAGCGCCGCTTTCGGCACGCTCGTCAACACCAGCCGCGAGGCGGTCACCGTCGTCGGGGCGAGCACCCCCGTCTCCCCGTCCGTGGAACTGCACGAGGTCGCCGGAGACGCCGGAGCCACGACCATGCGCCGCAAGCAGGGCGGGTTCGTGATCCCCGCCGGCGGGCGGCACGTGCTCCGGCCCGGCGGCGACCACATCATGCTCATGGACGTCCGCACGGCCGTCGAGCCCGGGGCCGAGGTGCCCTTCACGCTCACCCTGAAGGACGGCAGGACGGTGTCCTTCACCGCAGTGGCCAAGGACTTCGCCGGTGCCAACGAGTCCTACGCGCCCCATGAGTGA
- a CDS encoding MFS transporter — translation MTSPLRLARAAAFSAVCLGLGVLAHLFSGGEAAPGALALGLPAVFAVALPLSGGERTLRTILPLLAALQAALHVLFAVSSPSAADGAIRHVLAGHAHAGPGVGMLIAHGWAVALTSLWLARGEAALWALLRRLAVRLTRIAADPAPPVFTTLASPHPDEPRLPRSVAPRHSVTRRGPPRLLQPSV, via the coding sequence GTGACATCGCCTCTCCGTCTCGCCCGAGCCGCCGCCTTCAGCGCGGTATGCCTCGGTCTGGGCGTGCTGGCGCACCTGTTCAGCGGCGGCGAGGCGGCCCCCGGCGCGCTCGCGCTGGGGCTGCCCGCGGTGTTCGCCGTCGCGCTGCCCCTGTCCGGCGGGGAACGGACACTGCGTACGATCCTGCCCCTGCTCGCGGCCCTGCAGGCCGCGTTGCACGTGCTGTTCGCCGTGTCGTCCCCGTCGGCCGCGGACGGCGCGATCAGGCACGTCCTGGCCGGGCACGCGCACGCCGGACCCGGCGTGGGGATGCTCATCGCCCACGGCTGGGCGGTGGCCCTGACGTCGTTGTGGCTCGCCAGGGGCGAGGCCGCCCTGTGGGCGCTGCTGCGGCGGCTGGCCGTGCGCCTGACGCGGATCGCGGCCGATCCGGCGCCGCCCGTGTTCACGACCCTGGCGTCGCCGCATCCGGACGAGCCGCGTCTCCCCCGCTCCGTCGCGCCGCGTCACAGCGTCACCCGGCGCGGCCCGCCCCGCCTTCTCCAGCCGTCCGTCTGA
- a CDS encoding AraC family transcriptional regulator, with product MDPLEDVLALLGTRAHLSTGMSAGGSWAVRFEPPDGVKFNAVLRGRCFLGVEGLDAPISLAQGDCFLLTRPLVFTLFSDPLAVPVDAGPLWTAAGDGLPHVGDGADTLLVGGRFSFGDRARSLLLDGLPPVIHVPAETGEASAVRWALDQIDTELRGCAIGSTLAAEHLAVVMLIHVLRLHLAREPRAVSGWLAGLADPVVAAALRSMHARPAHPWTVAELARTGAVSRSTLAARFKDTVGLGPLDYLTRWRIELASRRLRDGGDTLATIAHAVGYGSESALSSAFKRITGSSPREYRRRSAGALLPEPSPGQASRAG from the coding sequence ATGGATCCGCTCGAAGACGTGCTCGCGCTGCTGGGCACCAGGGCGCACCTGTCCACGGGCATGTCGGCGGGCGGCAGCTGGGCGGTGCGTTTCGAGCCGCCGGACGGCGTGAAGTTCAACGCCGTCCTGCGCGGCCGGTGCTTCCTGGGCGTCGAGGGCCTCGACGCGCCGATCTCCCTGGCCCAGGGCGACTGTTTTCTGCTCACGCGCCCGCTCGTCTTCACGCTCTTCAGCGACCCGCTTGCCGTCCCGGTCGACGCCGGGCCGTTGTGGACGGCGGCGGGGGACGGCCTCCCCCACGTCGGCGACGGCGCGGACACGCTCCTCGTCGGCGGCCGCTTCTCGTTCGGCGACCGGGCACGCTCGCTCCTGCTCGACGGGCTGCCGCCGGTCATCCACGTGCCCGCCGAAACCGGCGAGGCGAGCGCGGTGCGGTGGGCCCTCGACCAGATCGACACCGAGCTGCGGGGGTGTGCCATCGGCTCGACGCTCGCGGCCGAGCATCTCGCCGTGGTCATGCTCATCCACGTCCTGCGTCTGCACCTGGCGCGGGAGCCCCGCGCGGTGTCGGGCTGGCTCGCCGGTCTCGCCGACCCCGTGGTCGCGGCGGCACTACGGTCCATGCACGCGCGGCCCGCCCACCCGTGGACCGTCGCGGAGCTGGCCAGGACCGGCGCGGTGTCCCGGTCCACCCTCGCCGCGCGGTTCAAGGACACGGTCGGTCTCGGCCCCCTGGACTACCTCACCCGGTGGCGGATCGAGCTCGCCTCCCGGCGCCTGCGCGACGGCGGCGACACACTCGCCACGATCGCCCACGCCGTCGGCTACGGCTCGGAAAGCGCCCTCAGCAGCGCGTTCAAGCGGATCACCGGCAGCTCGCCGCGTGAGTATCGTCGGCGAAGCGCGGGCGCCCTGCTCCCCGAGCCGTCCCCGGGCCAGGCGTCGCGGGCCGGCTGA
- a CDS encoding SDR family NAD(P)-dependent oxidoreductase yields the protein MNSEQTRLTTPFHSHATAAEVVEGVDLSGRRVVVTGGASGIGAETVRVLAGAGAEVTIATRDPATAAPIVASLAGGPGTVRSAALDLADLSSVAAFVRDWRGPLDVLVANAGVMALPVRRVTAQGWEMQLATNYLGHFALAVGLYGNLRAAGRARIVVVSSGAHAGTPFDFDDPQFERRPYHPWTAYGQSKTADVLLAVGARRWAADGITANALNPGWILTNLQRHMNEATMREMGAIDENGEIIPQPYLKTAAQGAAASVLLAASPLVEGVTGRYFEDNREAPPAAPGIPGGVAAHALDRDAADRLWDYGSAALGRARFAGRLKEPTAE from the coding sequence ATGAACAGCGAACAGACTCGTCTCACCACTCCGTTCCACTCCCACGCCACCGCCGCCGAGGTCGTCGAAGGGGTGGATCTGTCCGGGCGGCGCGTCGTCGTCACCGGCGGCGCCTCCGGCATCGGTGCGGAAACCGTCCGCGTTCTGGCCGGGGCCGGGGCGGAGGTCACCATCGCCACCCGCGACCCGGCCACGGCGGCGCCGATCGTCGCGAGCCTCGCCGGCGGGCCGGGAACCGTCCGGTCCGCCGCGCTCGACCTGGCCGATCTGTCGTCGGTCGCGGCGTTCGTACGGGACTGGCGTGGCCCGCTCGACGTGCTGGTCGCCAACGCCGGGGTCATGGCGCTCCCGGTGCGCCGGGTTACCGCTCAAGGTTGGGAGATGCAGCTCGCGACGAACTATCTCGGACATTTCGCCCTCGCCGTGGGTCTGTACGGCAATCTGCGGGCGGCGGGCCGGGCGCGGATCGTCGTCGTCAGCTCCGGCGCCCATGCCGGGACGCCGTTCGACTTCGACGACCCGCAGTTCGAGCGCCGGCCGTACCACCCGTGGACGGCCTACGGGCAGTCCAAGACGGCGGACGTCCTGCTGGCGGTGGGGGCACGGCGGTGGGCGGCCGACGGAATCACGGCGAACGCGCTCAACCCCGGCTGGATATTGACGAACCTCCAGCGTCACATGAACGAAGCGACCATGCGCGAGATGGGCGCGATCGACGAGAACGGCGAGATCATTCCCCAGCCCTACCTCAAGACTGCCGCCCAGGGCGCGGCGGCGTCCGTGCTGCTGGCGGCATCGCCACTGGTGGAAGGTGTGACCGGCCGCTACTTCGAGGACAACCGGGAGGCCCCGCCCGCCGCCCCCGGGATCCCCGGCGGAGTGGCGGCCCATGCGCTCGACAGGGACGCGGCGGACCGCCTGTGGGACTACGGAAGCGCCGCGCTCGGCCGCGCGCGGTTCGCCGGCCGGCTGAAGGAGCCCACGGCGGAGTAG
- a CDS encoding N-acetylglucosamine kinase, which translates to MGALFVGVDGGGTSTRCVVVTESGEIAGRGRAGGANAISVPDPAANLRSALLGALEGLDRALIAGGVFGLAGAARAAEPAERAWREAGLAGRPAVVADVLVAFTGATEEPDGAVLVAGTGAIGARVRDRRIVRRADGLGWLLGDEGSGVWLGRRAAAAALNAIDGRGEPTVLVARVAEAVLGAGAAGEDDGPALAQALVGAVYARVAELGPAWLGTLAPVVDAAAREGDEVARGVVAEAARRLCRTARVVTGGAARDRGARAAGDGGPLVLAGSLLTEPTELAHLVRAELGRRARLVRARDAAAGAAALAVRAALPGDPRAAEAHRALIRQGGA; encoded by the coding sequence GTGGGGGCTCTGTTCGTCGGCGTGGACGGGGGAGGCACCAGTACGCGCTGCGTCGTGGTCACGGAATCGGGCGAGATCGCCGGGCGTGGACGGGCCGGCGGCGCCAACGCGATCTCGGTCCCCGATCCGGCGGCCAATCTGCGTTCCGCGCTGCTCGGCGCACTGGAGGGCCTCGACCGCGCGCTGATCGCGGGCGGCGTGTTCGGCCTTGCCGGGGCGGCCCGCGCGGCGGAGCCGGCGGAGCGGGCCTGGCGGGAGGCAGGGCTCGCCGGGCGGCCGGCGGTGGTCGCGGACGTGCTCGTCGCCTTCACCGGCGCCACCGAGGAGCCGGACGGTGCGGTCCTGGTGGCCGGCACCGGTGCGATCGGCGCGCGGGTCCGCGACCGCCGGATCGTGCGGCGGGCCGACGGCCTCGGCTGGCTCCTGGGCGACGAGGGCTCGGGCGTGTGGCTGGGCCGCCGGGCCGCCGCCGCGGCGTTGAACGCGATCGACGGCCGGGGCGAGCCCACCGTGCTGGTCGCCCGGGTGGCCGAGGCCGTCCTGGGCGCCGGGGCGGCCGGCGAGGACGACGGGCCCGCGCTCGCCCAGGCCCTGGTCGGGGCGGTGTACGCGCGGGTCGCCGAGCTCGGTCCCGCCTGGCTCGGCACGCTCGCGCCCGTGGTGGACGCCGCGGCCCGCGAGGGCGACGAGGTGGCCCGCGGCGTCGTCGCCGAGGCGGCCCGCAGGCTGTGCCGTACGGCACGGGTCGTCACCGGGGGTGCCGCCCGCGACAGGGGAGCACGGGCGGCGGGAGACGGAGGGCCGCTGGTGCTCGCGGGGTCGCTGCTGACCGAGCCGACCGAGCTCGCCCACCTGGTCAGGGCCGAGCTGGGCAGGCGAGCCAGGCTGGTGCGCGCCCGGGACGCCGCGGCGGGCGCCGCCGCGCTCGCGGTGCGGGCGGCCCTGCCCGGCGACCCGCGCGCCGCCGAGGCGCACCGCGCGCTGATCCGGCAGGGGGGCGCATGA
- a CDS encoding glycoside hydrolase family 3 protein: MSEGELGRMAMAVLQPGFEGTEPPAWLRRALADGLGGVILFARNVAGLEGTAALAAKLRRERPDVVVAVDEEGGSVTRLEAAGGSSWPGNMALGVAGDEELTRRVARQIGRMVAAAGVTLDYAPVVDVNADPRNPVIGVRSFGSDPEEVGRHGAAWIEGLQSAGVAACAKHFPGHGDTVTDSHLALPAVRASREVIERRDLPPFRAAIAAGVRAVMCGHLLVPAVDALPATLSRAVLTGLLREEMGFEGLVVTDAIEMRAVAALHPPGEIAVRALAAGADAICVGVSSARGESVYALRDAIIGAVREGRLAEERLAEAAGRVRDLAAWYDAQAEARKAVARDADEGLGLAAAMAALRATPAEPPEPLTRAPLVVHLAARPSQAVGRATPLTLGEALGELLPGTVTAQMHDDGRLPDLRDTGRPLVIAVHDAVRHAWMRRLLEEALRARPDAIVVETGVPGPPAGRVYLATHGASTASARAAARWLAGGV; the protein is encoded by the coding sequence ATGAGTGAGGGCGAGCTGGGCCGGATGGCGATGGCGGTGCTCCAGCCCGGGTTCGAGGGTACGGAGCCGCCCGCGTGGCTGCGGCGGGCGCTCGCGGACGGCCTCGGCGGCGTGATCCTGTTCGCCCGCAACGTCGCCGGCCTGGAGGGGACGGCCGCGCTGGCGGCGAAGCTGCGCCGGGAGCGGCCGGACGTGGTCGTCGCCGTGGACGAGGAGGGCGGCTCGGTCACCCGGCTGGAGGCCGCCGGCGGCAGCTCGTGGCCGGGCAACATGGCGCTGGGCGTCGCCGGCGACGAGGAGCTGACCCGCCGGGTGGCGCGGCAGATCGGCCGGATGGTCGCCGCCGCCGGCGTCACCCTCGACTACGCCCCCGTGGTGGACGTCAACGCCGACCCCCGCAACCCCGTCATCGGCGTGCGTTCCTTCGGCTCCGACCCCGAGGAGGTCGGCCGCCACGGCGCCGCCTGGATCGAGGGGCTGCAGAGCGCCGGGGTGGCCGCCTGCGCCAAGCACTTCCCGGGCCACGGCGACACCGTGACCGACTCCCATCTGGCGCTGCCCGCCGTACGGGCCTCCCGTGAGGTGATAGAACGGCGCGACCTGCCGCCGTTCCGGGCCGCCATCGCGGCCGGGGTGCGCGCCGTGATGTGCGGGCACCTGCTCGTCCCCGCCGTCGACGCGCTCCCCGCGACGCTGAGCCGGGCCGTGCTGACCGGCCTGCTGCGGGAGGAAATGGGGTTCGAGGGGCTCGTGGTGACCGACGCGATCGAGATGCGGGCGGTCGCCGCCCTCCACCCGCCCGGCGAGATCGCGGTCCGCGCGCTGGCCGCCGGGGCCGACGCGATCTGCGTCGGGGTGTCCTCGGCCAGGGGGGAGAGCGTGTACGCGCTGCGCGACGCGATCATCGGCGCGGTCCGCGAGGGCCGGCTGGCGGAGGAGCGCCTGGCCGAGGCGGCGGGCCGGGTGCGGGACCTGGCCGCGTGGTACGACGCGCAGGCGGAGGCCAGGAAGGCGGTGGCCCGCGACGCCGACGAGGGCCTCGGCCTGGCGGCGGCGATGGCGGCGCTGCGCGCGACCCCCGCGGAGCCGCCGGAGCCGCTCACCCGGGCGCCGCTGGTGGTGCACCTGGCGGCGCGCCCCAGCCAGGCGGTCGGCCGCGCCACCCCTCTCACCCTGGGGGAGGCGCTCGGCGAGCTCCTGCCCGGGACGGTGACGGCCCAGATGCACGACGACGGGCGGCTGCCGGATCTGCGCGACACCGGGCGTCCTCTCGTGATCGCCGTCCACGACGCCGTACGGCACGCCTGGATGCGGCGGCTCCTGGAGGAGGCGCTGCGGGCCCGCCCGGACGCGATCGTGGTGGAGACGGGGGTGCCGGGGCCGCCCGCCGGGCGGGTGTACCTCGCCACCCACGGCGCCTCCACGGCCTCCGCGCGGGCGGCGGCCCGCTGGCTCGCCGGAGGCGTCTGA
- a CDS encoding ABC transporter substrate-binding protein, with protein sequence MKRLAAIVALASIVTATACGTTGTTDSAQQGGGVYTTIDGSKQINASAPINPFNPVGSVFSGYNGMALAWPKNDPTDPNQFYPAIARSWSMSPDRSEVVIHLQPDARWSDGKPVTSEDVRVSIGLAYTQGGTAYALDPKAAGAAADIQVVDPKTIRVTQGANRSSTFLANLLSTVVVPAHVFGKLLPADFWQTLKVAQHGQGAAAEKAKNQITGLAEKVIAFDPGHDVSAGPFVLERVNPGAALLKRNPYFYARQNIAPAKVKILNYTGNEQIWNYLIAGRLDNAPFTSVPTAVMDRIRDARGSKVVKGYSPVAVSLAFNQSHKPYDNVHVRRALAYLIDRAQVTKIASPEGGTPAATTSGIHAKAARAWLGDAFDTLEQYRVDPAKADAELKAAGMTKRGGRWAMPDGSPWKVRIHVPASFSDWVAAGKSISSQLSDHGIDAAVVTAADYTLYLGELADGKYDLGFWLIGLGPSPYNIFQRLFGQANGWQMFGGRLRHVAPGTEGNWMGGPEKVDAGAAGTVDPGDLTSRLNFASQDEQKRIVGVLAKVANEQLPVVQLWDYVNTQFVNTSRYTAFPPDDDESLRLSSGVWMQLGMIRKAEKGQA encoded by the coding sequence ATGAAGCGACTCGCGGCGATCGTGGCTCTGGCGTCGATCGTCACAGCCACCGCCTGCGGCACTACCGGTACGACGGACAGCGCCCAACAGGGCGGCGGCGTGTACACGACGATCGACGGCAGCAAGCAGATCAACGCCAGCGCGCCGATCAACCCGTTCAACCCCGTCGGATCGGTCTTCTCGGGATACAACGGCATGGCGCTGGCGTGGCCCAAGAACGACCCCACCGATCCCAACCAGTTCTACCCGGCCATCGCCAGGAGCTGGAGCATGTCCCCGGACCGGTCGGAGGTCGTCATCCACCTGCAGCCGGACGCCAGGTGGTCCGACGGCAAGCCGGTGACCAGCGAGGACGTGCGCGTCTCGATCGGTCTCGCCTACACCCAGGGCGGCACGGCGTACGCGCTCGACCCGAAGGCGGCGGGCGCCGCCGCCGACATCCAGGTCGTCGACCCCAAGACGATCCGGGTGACCCAGGGCGCCAACCGCAGTTCGACGTTCCTCGCCAACCTGCTGTCGACCGTGGTCGTGCCCGCGCACGTCTTCGGGAAGCTGCTGCCGGCCGACTTCTGGCAGACGCTCAAGGTCGCCCAGCACGGCCAGGGCGCGGCGGCGGAGAAGGCGAAGAACCAGATCACCGGGCTGGCGGAGAAGGTCATCGCCTTCGACCCCGGCCACGACGTGTCGGCCGGGCCGTTCGTGCTCGAGCGGGTCAACCCGGGCGCGGCGCTGCTCAAGCGCAACCCCTACTTCTACGCCCGGCAGAACATCGCGCCGGCAAAGGTGAAGATCCTGAACTACACCGGCAACGAGCAGATCTGGAACTACCTGATCGCCGGCCGGCTGGACAACGCCCCCTTCACCTCCGTGCCCACCGCCGTCATGGACCGGATCCGCGACGCGCGGGGCAGCAAGGTGGTCAAGGGCTACTCGCCGGTGGCGGTCTCCCTCGCGTTCAACCAGTCGCACAAGCCGTACGACAACGTGCACGTGCGGCGGGCGCTGGCCTACCTCATCGACCGCGCCCAGGTCACGAAGATCGCCTCGCCGGAGGGCGGCACGCCCGCCGCCACCACCTCGGGCATCCACGCCAAGGCGGCCCGGGCCTGGCTCGGCGACGCGTTCGACACCCTGGAGCAGTACCGGGTCGACCCCGCAAAGGCCGACGCCGAGCTCAAGGCGGCGGGCATGACCAAGCGGGGCGGCCGGTGGGCCATGCCGGACGGCAGCCCGTGGAAGGTCCGCATCCACGTGCCCGCGTCGTTCTCCGACTGGGTCGCCGCGGGCAAGTCGATCAGCAGCCAGCTCAGCGACCACGGCATCGACGCGGCCGTGGTCACCGCGGCCGACTACACGCTCTATCTTGGAGAGCTGGCCGACGGCAAGTACGACCTCGGGTTCTGGCTGATCGGCCTCGGCCCCTCGCCGTACAACATCTTCCAGCGGCTGTTCGGACAGGCGAACGGCTGGCAGATGTTCGGCGGCCGCCTGCGGCACGTCGCGCCGGGCACCGAGGGCAACTGGATGGGCGGGCCGGAGAAGGTCGACGCCGGCGCCGCCGGCACGGTCGACCCGGGCGACCTGACCAGCAGGCTGAACTTCGCGTCCCAGGACGAGCAGAAGCGCATCGTCGGCGTCCTGGCCAAGGTCGCCAACGAGCAGCTTCCCGTCGTCCAGCTGTGGGACTACGTGAACACCCAGTTCGTGAACACCTCCCGGTACACGGCGTTCCCGCCCGACGACGACGAGTCCCTGCGGCTGTCGTCCGGCGTGTGGATGCAGCTCGGGATGATCAGGAAAGCGGAGAAGGGGCAGGCATGA
- a CDS encoding ABC transporter permease, producing the protein MTHAVPGRPRVGAIARKVGGHLVRGLAMIWVVATISFVIIREIPGNPVLGQYESLIQKGMSPEQAERATAVLYGFLPTGNLWEQYVGYMGSLLHLDLGRSLSTPGVEVTTLIGHAARWTVLPVLAGTLLSFLLGVTMGVYAAIKRSGKLGDMLALSGSLLHGVPVYVIGLLLTAIFATLWPIMPSGGPVDVEFVPGFNAGYIGSLVHHAVLPVVTYTLASYGGWILAMKSNVVAVLGDDFILAAELRGLRRGFVFRYLARNAILPLFTILALSIGMLFGGSIFIEQIFNYPGLGLLLVNSISSRDYALMGGTFLVITVGIVVANIAADLLYTVIDPRVRSGGAA; encoded by the coding sequence ATGACGCACGCGGTCCCGGGGCGTCCCCGGGTGGGCGCCATCGCCAGGAAGGTCGGCGGCCATCTGGTCCGCGGCCTGGCGATGATCTGGGTCGTCGCCACGATCAGCTTCGTCATCATCCGGGAGATCCCCGGCAACCCCGTGCTGGGGCAGTACGAGAGCCTGATCCAGAAGGGCATGTCGCCCGAGCAGGCCGAGCGGGCCACGGCCGTCCTGTACGGCTTCCTGCCCACCGGCAACCTGTGGGAGCAGTACGTCGGCTACATGGGCTCGCTGCTCCACCTCGACCTCGGTCGTTCGCTCAGCACGCCCGGCGTGGAGGTGACCACGCTCATCGGCCACGCGGCCCGGTGGACCGTGCTGCCGGTGCTCGCCGGCACGCTGCTGAGCTTCCTGCTCGGCGTCACCATGGGCGTCTACGCCGCGATCAAGCGGTCCGGCAAGCTCGGCGACATGCTCGCGCTGTCCGGCTCGCTGCTGCACGGCGTGCCCGTGTACGTCATCGGCCTGCTGCTCACCGCGATCTTCGCCACGCTGTGGCCGATCATGCCGTCGGGCGGGCCGGTGGACGTCGAGTTCGTCCCCGGCTTCAACGCCGGCTACATCGGCTCGCTGGTCCACCACGCCGTGCTGCCGGTCGTCACGTACACGCTGGCCAGCTACGGCGGGTGGATCCTCGCCATGAAGTCCAACGTGGTCGCCGTGCTCGGCGACGACTTCATCCTCGCGGCCGAGCTGCGCGGCCTGCGGCGCGGCTTCGTGTTCCGCTACCTGGCGCGCAACGCGATCCTGCCGCTGTTCACGATCCTCGCTCTGTCGATCGGCATGCTGTTCGGCGGCTCGATCTTCATCGAGCAGATCTTCAACTACCCGGGCCTCGGCCTGCTGCTCGTCAACAGCATCAGCAGCCGCGACTACGCCCTGATGGGCGGGACGTTCCTGGTGATCACGGTGGGCATCGTCGTCGCCAACATCGCCGCCGACCTGCTGTACACGGTGATCGACCCGCGGGTCAGGAGCGGAGGCGCGGCATGA
- a CDS encoding ABC transporter permease, whose product MTVIVSPEGAMRPEAGPPGTTRATLRRNFWRGVWRVLRRKPSRMAGVVIVAAFALMGVAGPLLYPAQLPRDDDALYAPPSLAHPFGTDFEGTDVLALVVTGARYVLLTGLATAVITVALGTLIGLVAGFHRGRWDTLLMRLTDMNLAIPGLPLLLVLSTVWKFESPLEMGLVLGVLGWGGIARAVRSQTLSMRERGFIEAARGLGLPTRHIIGRELLPSMAPYIAMNMLIAVTGAVYAQVGLFFLGVLPFESNNWGVMLNLAVFNGGALTTPAALPYLLAPLIAILLLTLGIVLIVDAMDEIFNPRLREE is encoded by the coding sequence ATGACCGTCATCGTCAGCCCCGAAGGGGCGATGCGGCCCGAGGCCGGGCCGCCCGGGACCACGCGGGCCACGCTGCGGCGCAACTTCTGGCGCGGGGTGTGGCGCGTGCTGCGGCGCAAGCCCAGCCGAATGGCGGGTGTGGTCATCGTCGCCGCGTTCGCGCTCATGGGCGTGGCCGGGCCGCTGCTCTACCCCGCCCAGCTGCCGCGCGACGACGACGCGCTGTACGCGCCGCCCAGCCTGGCGCACCCCTTCGGCACCGACTTCGAGGGCACCGACGTGCTCGCGCTGGTCGTCACCGGCGCGCGCTACGTGCTGCTGACCGGCCTGGCCACGGCCGTCATCACGGTCGCGCTCGGCACGCTCATCGGGCTGGTCGCGGGCTTCCACCGCGGCCGCTGGGACACGCTGCTCATGCGGCTGACCGACATGAACCTCGCGATCCCCGGCCTGCCGCTGCTGCTCGTGCTGTCCACCGTGTGGAAGTTCGAGAGCCCGCTGGAGATGGGCCTGGTGCTCGGGGTGCTCGGCTGGGGCGGCATCGCCCGCGCCGTGCGGTCGCAGACGCTGTCGATGCGCGAGCGCGGCTTCATCGAGGCGGCCCGCGGCCTCGGCCTGCCGACGCGGCACATCATCGGCCGCGAACTGCTGCCGAGCATGGCGCCGTACATCGCGATGAACATGCTCATCGCCGTCACCGGCGCGGTGTACGCCCAGGTGGGCCTGTTCTTCCTCGGCGTGCTGCCGTTCGAGTCGAACAACTGGGGCGTGATGCTGAACCTCGCGGTCTTCAACGGCGGGGCGCTCACCACCCCGGCCGCGCTGCCGTACCTGCTGGCCCCGCTGATCGCGATCCTGCTGCTCACCCTGGGCATCGTGCTGATCGTGGACGCGATGGACGAGATCTTCAACCCCCGGCTGCGGGAGGAGTAG
- a CDS encoding ABC transporter ATP-binding protein gives MTANTAARDTEAPGVRIRDLTVVYKTPAGELPAVRGVDLTLAPGTITGVVGESGSGKSTLALSLLNAVQPPGRIAAGSVEIGGLGDVLRLKGEDLRRARGRQVGYVFQAAQNSLNPLKTIGKQLLDLGRSHDVEDLRELVRDAKDLLARMGMDGARVLDSYQHELSGGMRQRVGIMLALVLNAKVVVLDEPTTALDMITQATILRIIREVHEERALTTLVITHDVGAVAEVADSLAVMYGGRVVEHGPVTEVLGDARHPYTQGLIRAIPRLTGDLSLARALPGRPPTLGTLPRQGCVFRERCERRMEVCETDEPMSVNRDGRTVACHATDRHLTLVKRKEFV, from the coding sequence ATGACCGCCAACACGGCCGCACGTGACACCGAGGCGCCGGGGGTCCGGATCCGGGACCTCACGGTCGTCTACAAGACCCCCGCGGGCGAACTGCCCGCCGTGCGCGGAGTCGACCTCACCCTCGCGCCCGGCACGATCACGGGCGTGGTCGGCGAGTCGGGCTCGGGCAAGTCCACGCTCGCGCTGTCGCTGCTCAACGCCGTTCAGCCGCCGGGCAGGATCGCGGCGGGCAGCGTCGAGATCGGCGGCCTCGGCGATGTGCTGCGCCTGAAGGGCGAGGACCTGCGCCGCGCCCGCGGCCGCCAGGTCGGGTACGTCTTCCAGGCGGCGCAGAACTCGCTGAACCCGCTGAAGACCATCGGCAAGCAGCTGCTCGACCTCGGCCGCTCCCACGACGTGGAGGACCTGCGGGAGCTGGTGCGCGACGCCAAGGACCTGCTGGCCCGCATGGGCATGGACGGCGCCCGGGTGCTCGACTCCTACCAGCACGAGCTGTCGGGCGGCATGCGCCAGCGGGTCGGCATCATGCTCGCGCTCGTCCTGAACGCCAAAGTCGTCGTTCTGGACGAGCCGACCACCGCCCTCGACATGATCACGCAGGCCACGATCCTGCGGATCATCCGGGAGGTCCACGAGGAGCGCGCGCTCACCACGCTGGTGATCACGCACGACGTGGGCGCCGTCGCCGAGGTCGCCGACAGCCTCGCCGTCATGTACGGCGGACGCGTGGTCGAGCACGGCCCGGTGACCGAGGTGCTCGGCGACGCCCGGCACCCGTACACGCAGGGGCTGATCAGGGCGATCCCGCGCCTGACGGGCGACCTGTCGCTGGCCCGGGCGCTGCCCGGCCGCCCGCCGACGCTCGGGACGCTGCCCAGGCAGGGCTGTGTGTTCCGCGAGCGCTGCGAGCGGCGCATGGAGGTGTGCGAGACCGACGAGCCGATGTCCGTCAACCGGGACGGCCGCACCGTCGCCTGCCACGCCACCGACCGCCACCTCACGCTGGTCAAGCGGAAGGAGTTCGTGTGA